Proteins from one Panulirus ornatus isolate Po-2019 chromosome 44, ASM3632096v1, whole genome shotgun sequence genomic window:
- the LOC139762787 gene encoding isoleucine--tRNA ligase, cytoplasmic-like yields MLQNLSFFNRFEKDEGERFEYEESVMGKSTNVMDRWIISFTQSLLSLVHSKMAVYHLYAVTPRLVKFVDNLTNWYVRFNRKRLKGDTGKEDCLRALETLYSVLFCMVRVMAPFTPFITETIYQNLRRVLKPGTLGKGDINSVHYLMVPQPVQRLICPDIEAYVSTLQSVVELGRYVRDKVNIPLKYPLPEIVVIHKDKQILGDVLRLENYIKEELNVKTVTTSTDKEKYGVVLTADMNFRVLGARLKGDVKRVQQVVAELGDEEIQEMLNSGSIVILGHTIDACDLNVKYSFSGEKATELASKYEAHSDDTVLILLDTTPSQEMLDEGLAREVVNRVQRLRKKANLVPTDEVTVWYHIQETDTELTRIIDTYSEYIETSTKTPCKPMAEKDNSSIIIEDIAKIKGVSLKLVITQGFSSMMSPAVSVGEPTGTKNISCPWVNIILDGTPRYGTNSCSATLLLENPVGCPVINSYQQILEEAHGIFGFPLEHSKLHVERKPVDSKTPVSSLAGRTVVVTYAVNKIPVATSAVKPYSRFVNIEGSGKKGCVVLENPCGDGIMSLQAFTSVVQKIFSLSSTPTIFTDSEKKKLLHLNGNSLVKLHGLTVYT; encoded by the exons ATGTTGCAAAATTTATCTTTTTTCAACAGGTTTGAAAAGGATGAAGGCGAAAGGTTTGAGTACGAGGAGAGTGTAATGGGCAAGTCTACCAATGTAATGGATAGATGGATCATTTCTTTTACACAGTCACTCCTAAGTTTAGTGCACAGCAAGATGGCTGTTTACCACCTCTATGCTGTGACACCCAGACTTGTCAAATTTGTTGATAATCTAACAAATTGGTATGTGAGATTTAACCGCAAGAGGTTGAAGGGAGACACTGGTAAAGAAGATTGTTTAAGGGCACTAGAAACCTTGTACTCTGTATTGTTTTGTATGGTGAGAGTTATGGCACCATTCACACCTTTCATCACGGAAACTATCTATCAAAACCTAAGGAGAGTCCTTAAGCCTGGTACCCTTGGAAAG gGTGACATAAATTCAGTCCATTATTTGATGGTGCCACAACCTGTGCAGAGACTTATCTGTCCTGATATTGAGGCTTATGTGAGCACACTACAAAGTGTTGTAGAACTTGGTCGCTATGTACGAGACAAAGTCAATATCCCATTGAAGTACCCATTGCCAGAAATAGTTGTCATCCACAAGGATAAACAAATTCTTGGCGATGTTTTAAGACTAGAAAATTATATAAAGGAAGAATTGAATGTGAAGACAGTAACTACatcaacagacaaagaaaaatatgggGTGGTTCTCACTGCAGACATGAATTTCAGAGTGCTGGGTGCAAGGCTAAAGGGTGATGTAAAGAGGGTCCAACAAGTAGTGGCTGAACTTGGTGATGAAGAAATTCAAGAAATGCTTAATTCTGGATCTATCGTTATCCTGGGACATACTATTGATGCTTGTGACCTCAATGTTAAATACAGTTTTAGTGGTGAGAAAGCTACTGAGTTGGCATCTAAATATGAAGCTCATTCAGATGATACTGTACTTATTCTTTTGGACACAACTCCCTCACAAGAAATGTTAGATGAAGGATTGGCACGGGAGGTTGTAAACAGAGTTCAAAGGTTAAGAAAAAAAGCTAACTTGGTACCCACTGATGAAGTAACAGTCTGGTATCACATACAAGAGACGGATACAGAGTTAACTCGTATTATTGATACATATTCAGAGTATATAGAAACATCTACCAAAACCCCATGCAAGCCAATGGCTGAGAAAGATAACTCTTCTATAATAATTGAAGATATTGCCAAAATAAAAGGAGTTTCTCTCAAGCTAGTAATTACACAAGGGTTTTCCTCTATGATGTCTCCTGCTGTAAGTGTTGGAGAGCCCACCGGGACAAAAAACATATCTTGCCCTTGGGTTAACATAATTCTTGATGGCACGCCTAGATATGGTACCAACAGCTGTAGTGCAACATTGCTGTTGGAGAATCCTGTTGGTTGTCCAGTAATTAATTCCTACCAGCAGATACTTGAGGAAGCACATGGAATATTTGGCTTCCCCCTTGAACATTCAAAATTACATGTTGAACGTAAACCAGTTGATAGCAAGACACCAGTTTCCTCCCTTGCTGGAAGAACAGTTGTTGTAACCTATGCTGTAAACAAGATTCCTGTTGCTACATCTGCAGTCAAGCCATATAGCAG GTTTGTCAATATAGAAGGAAGTGGCAAGAAGGGGTGCGTAGTCTTGGAGAATCCCTGTGGTGATGGCATCATGTCTCTTCAGGCATTCACTAGCGTTGTACAAAAGATTTTTAGCTTAAGTTCTACACCTACAATCTTCACAGATTCAGAGAAAAAGAAGTTACTGCACCTTAATGGGAACAGCCTAGTGAAGCTACATGGTTTAACTGTGTATACATGA